One Malus domestica chromosome 11, GDT2T_hap1 genomic region harbors:
- the LOC139189543 gene encoding uncharacterized protein, translating into MLSMLKNNLVVAQNQMKQYSDKKRTKRHFEVGDLVYLKLLPPETKIHHVFHVSCLKKPLRPAIIPQSELPQVTDDGLVHNIPQAILAKRMYMKGNVAGVQVLVQWNGQEEASATWKYLDFSL; encoded by the exons ATGTTGTCAATGTTGAAGAACAATTTGGTGGTGGCACAGAATCAGATGAAGCAATATAGTGATAAGAAAAGGACTAAAAGGCACTTCGAAGTGGGTGACTTGGTTTACTTGAAGCTG TTACCCCCGGAGACAAAGATCCATCATGTTTTCCATGTGAGCTGTCTCAAGAAGCCACTTAGACCGGCTATCATTCCACAGTCTGAGCTACCCCAAGTCACAGATGATGGTTTGGTTCACAATATTCCACAGGCCATACTTGCTAAAAGGATGTACATGAAGGGTAATGTTGCAGGGGTGCAGGTGTTGGTGCAATGGAATGGCCAAGAAGAAGCAAGCGCAACTTGGAAGTACCTAGATTTTTCACTCTAG